Proteins from a genomic interval of Deltaproteobacteria bacterium:
- the thrC gene encoding threonine synthase — protein MEYISTRGSAPSIASKKAIIKGIAEDKGLYVPAAFPFLGPNPFAGMGQNYYAARAVRILQSFLPDYTPAELLTAGQTAYAENFDAPAIAPVRFLGDGTAILELWHGPTLAFKDMALQLMPRLLSTALQSETERYEVVILVATSGDTGKAALEGFADAPDVRIFVFYPHEGVSAIQRLQMVTQRGRNVGACAVQGNFDDAQTGVKQIFSDPAINKKLATFNFRLSSANSINWGRLAPQIAYYFTGYDDMVAAGKIQRGQPILICVPTGNFGNILAAYYARLCGLPLSRLICASNQNRILTDFIRTGVYDRRREFYKTESPSMDILISSNLERLLFELAGRQASVVSAWMEKLASQGWYDIPSDPLRQLQSFFYGGFADPQDTLQAIREAFEKQEYLMDPHTAVGYSVLQKYREETGDPTPALLASTASPFKFNRAVLEALGRDPSGKDEFTLLEDLATISHQPIPAKLIELKSLPEVHREVCAKQRMAEILDQFLGIKG, from the coding sequence ATGGAATATATCAGTACGCGGGGTTCTGCTCCATCGATCGCTTCGAAAAAAGCCATTATCAAAGGGATTGCGGAGGACAAGGGCCTTTATGTTCCTGCTGCCTTTCCTTTCCTTGGCCCGAACCCATTTGCCGGTATGGGGCAGAATTATTATGCGGCAAGAGCGGTTAGAATCCTGCAAAGTTTCCTCCCTGATTACACGCCGGCCGAACTCTTAACGGCGGGCCAAACAGCCTACGCTGAAAACTTCGATGCGCCTGCGATTGCCCCGGTCCGCTTCCTTGGAGATGGCACGGCCATCCTTGAACTCTGGCATGGCCCAACTTTAGCCTTTAAAGACATGGCCCTGCAGTTGATGCCGCGTTTGCTCTCCACCGCTCTTCAAAGCGAAACCGAAAGGTATGAAGTGGTGATTCTGGTTGCTACTTCCGGAGACACGGGCAAGGCGGCCCTGGAAGGGTTTGCCGACGCCCCGGATGTGCGCATTTTCGTTTTTTATCCTCATGAAGGAGTAAGTGCAATCCAACGGTTACAAATGGTGACCCAACGAGGGAGAAACGTAGGGGCCTGCGCGGTGCAAGGAAATTTTGACGATGCCCAAACCGGAGTCAAGCAGATCTTTTCCGACCCGGCCATCAATAAAAAATTAGCTACCTTTAACTTCCGGCTCTCTTCGGCCAATTCCATCAACTGGGGGCGGCTGGCTCCTCAAATCGCTTATTATTTTACAGGTTATGATGATATGGTGGCGGCCGGGAAGATCCAGCGCGGCCAGCCGATATTGATCTGCGTTCCCACGGGCAATTTTGGCAACATCCTGGCCGCCTACTATGCCAGGTTATGCGGGCTACCCCTGTCCCGGCTGATTTGCGCCTCCAACCAAAACAGGATCCTTACTGATTTCATCCGGACGGGTGTGTACGACCGGCGGCGGGAATTTTACAAGACCGAATCCCCCTCCATGGATATCCTGATTTCTTCCAACCTGGAGCGGCTGCTTTTTGAATTGGCGGGGCGCCAAGCCAGCGTTGTCTCCGCCTGGATGGAAAAACTGGCCAGCCAGGGCTGGTATGACATTCCTTCTGATCCCCTCCGCCAGCTCCAATCTTTTTTTTATGGGGGTTTTGCCGACCCCCAGGATACGCTCCAGGCCATCCGAGAGGCTTTCGAGAAGCAAGAGTACCTAATGGATCCCCATACCGCCGTGGGTTACAGCGTCTTGCAAAAATACCGAGAGGAGACCGGTGATCCCACGCCCGCTTTGCTGGCTTCCACCGCCAGCCCTTTTAAATTTAACCGGGCGGTGTTGGAAGCCTTAGGGCGGGATCCTTCAGGTAAGGATGAATTCACCCTGCTGGAAGACCTGGCCACAATAAGCCACCAGCCCATTCCAGCCAAGCTCATCGAACTAAAATCCCTTCCCGAAGTTCACAGGGAGGTGTGTGCCAAGCAGAGGATGGCGGAAATCCTCGATCAATTTCTGGGGATAAAGGGTTAA